Proteins encoded together in one Psychrobacter sp. 28M-43 window:
- the aroC gene encoding chorismate synthase, which translates to MAGNSIGQVFTVTTCGESHGAGLMAIVDGVPPGLALSAEDLQVDLDRRKPGTSKYSTQRRESDEVEIISGVFEGKTTGTSIGLLIRNTNQKSKDYSDIKDTFRPGHADYTYSMKYGFRDYRGGGRSSARETAMRVAAGAIAKKYLQERLGVKIRGHVTQIGNEHSNVLDPSQIDWEFVNSNPFFCADKEAIGRFETLIDNLRREGTSCGARLDIIASGVPVGLGEPVFDRLDADIAHAMMSINAVKGVEIGDGMAVAGQFGHSARDELTPDGFAANHAGGVLGGISSGQDVRVSIALKPTSSITTAGKSINTQGEAVDMLTKGRHDPCVGVRATPIAEAMLAIVVLDHYLRHRGQNADVKPPVQSIT; encoded by the coding sequence ATGGCAGGCAATAGTATTGGGCAGGTTTTTACGGTCACCACTTGCGGTGAGTCGCATGGGGCAGGCCTTATGGCCATCGTTGATGGCGTACCACCAGGTTTAGCATTATCTGCAGAAGACCTACAAGTAGATTTGGATCGTCGCAAACCAGGTACGTCTAAGTATTCAACCCAGCGCCGTGAGTCTGATGAAGTTGAGATTATCTCTGGCGTATTTGAAGGCAAAACCACAGGTACGTCTATCGGTTTATTGATTCGCAATACCAATCAAAAATCTAAAGACTATAGCGATATCAAAGATACTTTCCGTCCTGGACACGCTGACTATACTTATAGTATGAAATATGGCTTCCGTGACTATCGTGGTGGCGGTCGTTCGTCAGCGCGTGAGACGGCTATGCGTGTAGCAGCTGGTGCTATCGCCAAGAAATACTTGCAAGAACGTCTAGGCGTAAAAATCCGTGGTCACGTGACTCAGATTGGTAATGAGCATAGTAACGTTCTAGATCCGAGCCAAATTGACTGGGAGTTTGTAAACAGCAATCCGTTCTTTTGTGCAGACAAAGAAGCGATTGGCCGTTTTGAAACCTTGATTGATAATTTGCGCCGTGAAGGCACTAGCTGTGGCGCGCGCCTTGATATCATTGCGAGCGGTGTGCCAGTAGGCTTAGGTGAGCCAGTATTTGATCGTTTAGATGCAGATATTGCTCATGCGATGATGAGTATCAATGCGGTCAAAGGCGTCGAGATTGGCGATGGGATGGCGGTGGCAGGTCAATTCGGACATAGTGCTCGTGATGAGCTGACGCCAGATGGGTTTGCAGCCAACCATGCTGGTGGTGTCTTGGGCGGTATCTCATCAGGCCAAGATGTCCGTGTGAGTATTGCTTTAAAACCAACGTCTAGCATTACTACTGCTGGCAAGAGCATTAACACTCAAGGTGAAGCCGTCGATATGTTGACTAAGGGTCGTCATGATCCTTGCGTTGGTGTGCGTGCTACGCCTATTGCCGAAGCGATGCTAGCGATTGTAGTGCTTGATCATTATCTGCGTCACCGTGGTCAAAACGCCGATGTAAAGCCGCCAGTACAATCGATTACTTAG
- the alaS gene encoding alanine--tRNA ligase, protein MSQPFRSADIRQAFIDFFISKQHTQVSSSSLIPHNDPTLLFTNAGMNQFKETFLGMEPRDYTRAVTSQKCVRAGGKHNDLDNVGYTARHHTFFEMLGNFSFGDYFKQSGIEYIWEFLTSDKWLAIDKDRLYVTIYETDDEAFEIWNKNIGIPSERIIRIGDNKGAPYASDNFWTMGDTGPCGPCTEVFYDHGADIEGGLPGTPEEDGDRYIEIWNCVFMQFNRQKDGTLLPLPAPSVDTGMGLERISAIMQGVHGNYEIDLFVHLMDAAADILEINNEQQSSLKVIADHIRAVAFLIADGVTPSNEGRGYVLRRVIRRAVRHGNKLGADSEFFYKMVAPLVAEMGSAYPELKDKQSVIESAIQKEEAQFAKTLAQGLRLLASELEGLQDGDTLSGEAAFKLYDTYGFPLDLTADITRERGIAIDEAEFDEHMQAQRERARDAGKFDVDYSSVIQVETPTTFIGYEQLEEDGVTIDALYKDGNPADSLTEGMEGVVVLDRTPFYAEGGGQVGELGEIRTASGVFEVQDTKKSGQAIIHYGVVTMGDISTKQTAEAQVLSSIRAASAKNHSATHLLHAALREVLGDAVTQKGSLVSSEVLRFDFAYDKPVSAAEIMRVERLVNEQIQANTPARIEHMSIDEAMNQGAMALFGEKYGSDVRVLTMGTDRIIDGQRKPFSIELCGGLHVQRTGDIGVLKITSESGIAAGIRRVEAVTGMNAVKNIQQSEQQLSELASQLKVKRPEVAQRVRTMADKQRDLEKQLERLEQKIASAQAANLLDDVQTITGTPVLISTLSGIDGKSIRTLMDDIKSKLPDSVIVLIGDKDDQLALAASVAKSVTAKVKAGDIIRHLAGELGGKGGGKPDYAQGGAPKSGNSAAVISALPAWIETQLS, encoded by the coding sequence GTGAGCCAGCCATTTCGCTCAGCCGATATTCGCCAAGCCTTTATCGATTTTTTCATAAGCAAGCAGCACACCCAAGTTTCATCGTCTAGCTTGATTCCACACAATGATCCGACATTGCTATTTACCAATGCCGGTATGAATCAGTTTAAAGAAACCTTTTTGGGTATGGAGCCACGTGACTATACACGTGCGGTAACCTCTCAAAAGTGCGTACGTGCTGGCGGCAAACATAATGACTTAGATAACGTCGGCTATACTGCCCGTCATCATACGTTCTTTGAAATGCTTGGTAATTTTTCGTTTGGCGATTACTTCAAGCAATCAGGTATCGAGTATATCTGGGAGTTTTTGACCTCAGATAAATGGTTAGCGATTGATAAAGATCGTCTCTATGTCACTATCTATGAAACTGATGACGAAGCTTTTGAGATTTGGAATAAAAACATCGGTATTCCAAGTGAGCGCATCATTCGTATTGGTGATAACAAAGGGGCTCCTTACGCTTCTGATAACTTTTGGACGATGGGTGATACGGGTCCTTGTGGTCCTTGCACCGAAGTCTTTTATGATCATGGCGCCGATATTGAAGGCGGCTTGCCAGGTACCCCAGAAGAAGACGGCGATCGCTATATTGAGATTTGGAACTGCGTATTCATGCAGTTCAATCGTCAAAAAGACGGCACGCTATTACCACTGCCAGCACCTAGCGTCGACACAGGCATGGGGCTTGAGCGTATTAGTGCCATTATGCAAGGTGTCCATGGCAACTACGAAATCGATTTATTTGTCCATTTGATGGATGCGGCAGCTGACATCCTAGAGATCAATAACGAGCAACAATCATCACTAAAAGTCATCGCCGACCATATTCGTGCCGTGGCGTTTTTGATTGCTGATGGTGTTACGCCAAGTAATGAAGGTCGCGGCTATGTATTGCGCCGTGTCATTCGTCGTGCGGTACGTCATGGCAACAAGCTTGGCGCTGATAGTGAGTTTTTCTATAAGATGGTAGCGCCGCTTGTGGCTGAAATGGGCAGTGCCTATCCTGAGCTAAAGGACAAGCAAAGCGTCATCGAAAGTGCTATTCAAAAAGAAGAAGCACAGTTTGCTAAAACATTGGCCCAAGGCTTACGTTTACTTGCCAGCGAACTTGAAGGCTTACAAGATGGCGATACGCTATCTGGCGAAGCCGCCTTTAAGCTTTATGATACCTATGGTTTCCCACTTGATTTGACTGCTGATATCACTCGTGAGCGTGGTATCGCTATTGATGAAGCAGAATTTGATGAGCATATGCAGGCACAACGTGAGCGTGCGCGTGATGCTGGCAAGTTTGACGTCGATTATAGCAGTGTCATCCAAGTAGAAACGCCAACGACATTTATCGGCTATGAGCAGCTTGAAGAAGACGGCGTGACTATTGACGCGCTTTATAAAGACGGCAACCCAGCAGACAGCTTAACAGAAGGCATGGAAGGCGTTGTGGTATTGGATCGCACCCCATTTTATGCTGAAGGTGGTGGTCAAGTTGGTGAGCTTGGTGAAATTCGTACAGCATCTGGCGTCTTTGAAGTACAAGATACCAAAAAATCTGGTCAGGCGATTATCCATTATGGTGTCGTGACCATGGGCGATATCAGTACTAAGCAAACCGCTGAAGCGCAAGTACTGTCTAGCATTCGTGCAGCCAGTGCCAAAAACCATTCGGCCACTCACCTATTGCATGCAGCGCTAAGAGAAGTGCTAGGCGATGCGGTCACGCAAAAAGGCTCACTAGTTTCAAGCGAAGTACTACGTTTTGACTTTGCTTACGATAAGCCTGTCAGCGCCGCTGAAATCATGCGTGTCGAACGTCTCGTTAATGAGCAAATTCAAGCCAACACCCCTGCCCGTATCGAGCACATGTCGATTGACGAAGCGATGAACCAAGGCGCTATGGCACTGTTTGGTGAAAAGTATGGCAGTGACGTTCGAGTCCTAACCATGGGTACAGACCGTATCATCGATGGTCAGCGCAAGCCTTTCTCTATCGAGCTATGTGGTGGCTTGCACGTACAGCGTACGGGCGATATCGGTGTGCTAAAAATCACCAGTGAGTCTGGTATTGCGGCTGGCATCCGCCGAGTTGAAGCTGTCACTGGCATGAACGCGGTCAAAAATATTCAGCAAAGCGAGCAACAACTGAGCGAGTTGGCAAGTCAGCTGAAAGTAAAACGTCCTGAAGTGGCGCAGCGCGTCCGTACTATGGCAGATAAGCAACGCGACCTAGAAAAACAACTAGAGCGCTTAGAGCAAAAAATCGCCAGTGCTCAAGCAGCCAACTTGCTTGATGATGTACAAACGATCACAGGTACCCCGGTTCTTATCAGCACTTTAAGCGGTATCGATGGTAAATCCATCCGTACGCTGATGGACGATATCAAATCAAAACTGCCTGATAGCGTGATTGTATTAATTGGTGATAAAGATGACCAATTAGCACTCGCAGCGAGCGTCGCAAAATCTGTTACTGCCAAAGTGAAGGCTGGTGATATTATTCGTCATTTGGCAGGTGAGCTTGGCGGTAAAGGTGGTGGTAAGCCTGACTACGCACAAGGCGGCGCACCGAAGTCTGGTAACAGTGCAGCGGTTATTAGTGCTCTACCTGCTTGGATTGAAACCCAGCTTAGCTAA
- the prmB gene encoding 50S ribosomal protein L3 N(5)-glutamine methyltransferase, whose amino-acid sequence MSEDQTMSAEEFQNQYFNDESEGLDGEMEYDLETGLLGEHDEFANLHAELNEAREQLVSIRDFIRFSVTQLRNYDVVVAQGTTDEFAEASAIVLHSLSLDWSANEQILDCRLTTSEKQLVLGLLEERIAERKPLSYLINLSYFCDLPFYVDERVLIPRSPIAELIRQQFHPYFEVTELAKPLGVSPNEKSAVFYDHGLDVKQLSQPERILDLCTGSGCIAIALATRFVDALVDAVDIDKGALEVAMVNVDHHDLGHQVNVIESDLFAKIPAENQYELIVTNPPYVDAAIMADLPPEFLYEPEHALAAGQDGLDLVHRILFEAPDYLSPDGLLICEVGDSEWALKQAYPEIQFDWLKFAHGGHGVFAITYDELVSNRQLFASYVQLLDSLK is encoded by the coding sequence ATGTCAGAAGACCAAACAATGAGTGCAGAAGAGTTTCAAAACCAATACTTCAATGATGAGTCTGAGGGCTTAGACGGTGAGATGGAGTATGATTTAGAGACTGGACTTCTTGGTGAGCACGATGAATTTGCTAACTTACATGCAGAGCTAAACGAAGCACGTGAGCAGCTCGTCAGTATTCGCGACTTTATTCGTTTTTCAGTCACGCAGCTGCGTAACTACGACGTAGTTGTGGCACAAGGCACGACCGATGAGTTTGCAGAAGCGTCAGCCATTGTCTTGCACTCTTTGTCTCTCGATTGGTCTGCCAATGAGCAGATTTTAGACTGTCGTCTGACCACGTCTGAGAAGCAGTTGGTACTAGGACTGTTAGAAGAGCGTATCGCTGAACGTAAGCCGTTAAGTTATCTGATTAACTTATCGTACTTCTGCGACCTACCTTTTTATGTTGATGAGCGTGTTCTTATCCCGCGCTCACCGATTGCAGAGTTGATTCGTCAGCAGTTCCATCCGTACTTTGAAGTTACCGAATTGGCCAAACCACTGGGTGTCAGTCCGAACGAAAAGTCAGCGGTATTTTATGATCATGGCCTAGATGTGAAGCAGTTGTCGCAGCCTGAGCGTATCTTGGACTTGTGTACTGGCTCTGGTTGTATCGCAATCGCGCTTGCTACCCGTTTCGTTGATGCGTTGGTCGATGCCGTTGATATCGATAAAGGCGCATTAGAAGTGGCAATGGTCAACGTCGATCATCATGACCTTGGTCATCAAGTCAACGTAATCGAGTCTGATTTGTTTGCCAAGATACCTGCTGAGAACCAGTATGAGCTTATCGTAACTAATCCGCCGTACGTAGACGCTGCTATCATGGCAGATTTGCCGCCTGAGTTCTTATATGAGCCTGAGCATGCACTAGCAGCGGGTCAAGATGGCTTAGATTTGGTACATCGTATCTTATTTGAAGCGCCAGATTACCTTAGCCCAGATGGGTTGCTGATCTGTGAAGTGGGTGACAGCGAATGGGCCTTAAAACAAGCCTATCCTGAAATCCAGTTTGATTGGTTGAAGTTTGCACATGGCGGGCATGGTGTCTTTGCGATTACCTATGATGAGCTAGTCTCAAATCGTCAACTATTTGCCTCTTATGTTCAGCTATTAGATAGTCTTAAATAG
- a CDS encoding aspartate kinase, whose product MALIVQKYGGTSMGSIDRIKNVAKRVKRWHDNGHQVVVVVSAMSGETNRLIDLARQISTQPDPREYDQMVSTGEQVSISLLAMAIKELGIGARSMTGRQVAIKTDNAHNKARIESIDDKNIREQLDAGNIVIVAGFQGIDEEGNATTLGRGGSDTTGVAIAAALGADECQIYTDVDGVYTTDPRVTSKAKKLEKITFEEMLEMASLGSKILQIRSVEFAGKYGVPLRVLSSFDENTDGSFDQEFQDNVGTLITIDEGDNMEQAIISGIAFNRDEAKILVRGVPDHPGIASAILSPIGRANIEIDMIVQNLSDNGTTDFTFTVNRTDLDKTLKVLNEEVKDEIGAKEILGNSEVVKVSLVGVGMRSHAGVASLMFQTLAENNINIQMISTSEIKVSVLIQDQHLEKAVKSLHTAFGLDREDGESKIAGL is encoded by the coding sequence ATGGCGTTAATAGTACAGAAATACGGCGGCACCTCGATGGGCAGTATCGACCGCATCAAAAACGTCGCCAAACGAGTCAAACGCTGGCATGACAATGGTCATCAAGTGGTCGTCGTGGTCTCAGCCATGAGCGGCGAAACCAACCGTTTAATCGATCTAGCTCGCCAAATTAGCACGCAGCCTGATCCTCGCGAATACGATCAAATGGTCTCAACAGGTGAGCAGGTTTCTATCTCTCTACTTGCCATGGCGATTAAAGAGCTTGGTATTGGTGCCCGTTCAATGACTGGTCGCCAAGTCGCGATTAAAACCGACAACGCCCATAACAAAGCCCGTATCGAAAGCATCGATGACAAAAACATACGTGAGCAATTAGATGCTGGCAATATCGTTATTGTGGCAGGTTTCCAAGGTATCGATGAAGAAGGCAACGCGACCACATTAGGGCGCGGCGGTTCTGATACCACAGGTGTGGCGATTGCTGCGGCCTTAGGCGCTGATGAGTGTCAAATTTATACCGATGTCGATGGTGTCTATACCACTGACCCTCGTGTGACCTCAAAAGCCAAAAAGCTTGAAAAAATTACGTTTGAAGAAATGCTTGAAATGGCAAGTCTTGGCTCCAAGATTCTACAGATTCGCTCAGTAGAATTCGCTGGTAAATATGGCGTGCCGCTGCGTGTACTCTCTAGCTTTGATGAAAACACAGACGGTAGCTTTGACCAAGAATTTCAAGACAACGTGGGTACCCTAATTACGATAGACGAAGGAGACAATATGGAACAGGCAATCATCTCAGGTATCGCGTTCAACAGAGACGAAGCAAAAATCTTAGTACGCGGCGTGCCTGACCATCCTGGTATCGCCTCTGCTATCTTAAGCCCAATTGGTCGTGCCAATATCGAAATCGATATGATTGTACAAAATCTTTCGGATAACGGTACTACTGATTTTACTTTCACGGTTAACCGCACTGATTTAGATAAGACGCTAAAAGTACTTAACGAAGAAGTGAAAGATGAAATTGGCGCCAAAGAAATATTGGGCAACAGTGAAGTTGTTAAAGTGTCACTAGTTGGTGTTGGCATGCGTTCACACGCTGGTGTTGCTAGTCTTATGTTCCAAACACTGGCTGAAAACAACATCAACATCCAAATGATTTCAACCAGCGAAATCAAAGTGTCAGTTCTGATTCAAGATCAACACTTAGAAAAAGCCGTTAAGTCGTTGCACACGGCATTTGGCCTAGATCGTGAAGACGGTGAAAGCAAAATCGCTGGGCTATAA
- a CDS encoding L,D-transpeptidase family protein, which yields MMKIKPIITAISIAAVSASVAALAAPTDSTRTLPVRTADAMPGLAKKVSLNVQENRSRSDGAATVQLNTEKAKPVDSMNQLINNKQEANQNLPAPAADNMSAAELTRKDEQADRNDDISEGQAVAAPSDLSSIDSSDPLAFELPESEKRQDFSDDPTIKNIEDKDGKKHTTLNLSNYAKQVNGAVWSPNMKVNSAMTIKMQALLDWNHASPGPIDGGWGMNSKKALVNFQTMKGLPATGKMDQKTWDALVKNIPANKPVLVTYTLTADDINTNFATTPSGSEAKSKMKGLYYQDIKEMLGERFHMDVRYLDKLNKNKKYAVGETITVLNTRDKLNQRINRVVANKADKTLYAYNGDKLVATYPTTVGSDATPSPKGTFKIINKVKMPWYKSTVGEGAQKKVHMIAPGPNNPVGVVWMGLSKPSYGLHGSPVPEGISRQGSAGCVRLTNWDVLEVYANIENGAVVELQ from the coding sequence ATGATGAAAATAAAGCCAATTATTACTGCCATATCTATCGCAGCTGTAAGTGCCAGTGTAGCCGCACTTGCTGCACCTACCGATAGTACTCGCACATTGCCAGTACGCACGGCTGACGCTATGCCAGGTCTTGCCAAAAAGGTTAGCCTGAATGTGCAAGAGAACCGTAGTCGCTCAGATGGCGCTGCTACTGTACAGTTAAATACAGAGAAAGCGAAACCAGTCGACAGCATGAACCAGCTTATCAATAATAAGCAAGAAGCCAACCAAAACCTGCCAGCCCCAGCTGCTGACAATATGAGCGCAGCAGAACTGACGCGCAAAGATGAGCAGGCTGACCGCAATGATGATATTAGTGAGGGTCAAGCCGTTGCGGCGCCTAGCGACCTATCATCTATCGACTCATCTGATCCACTCGCTTTTGAGTTACCAGAGAGTGAGAAGCGTCAAGACTTTAGCGATGACCCAACCATCAAAAACATCGAAGACAAAGATGGTAAGAAGCACACAACGCTGAACTTGTCGAACTATGCTAAGCAAGTGAATGGTGCTGTCTGGTCACCTAATATGAAAGTCAACTCAGCGATGACCATCAAAATGCAGGCGCTGCTCGATTGGAACCATGCTTCTCCTGGTCCTATTGATGGCGGTTGGGGCATGAACAGCAAAAAAGCCCTTGTTAACTTCCAAACGATGAAAGGCTTGCCAGCGACTGGTAAAATGGATCAAAAAACTTGGGATGCCTTGGTTAAAAATATCCCTGCGAACAAACCTGTCCTTGTTACTTACACGTTGACCGCAGACGATATCAATACCAATTTTGCGACTACCCCTTCTGGTTCAGAAGCGAAGTCAAAAATGAAGGGTCTTTATTATCAAGATATTAAAGAGATGCTAGGTGAACGTTTCCATATGGATGTACGTTACTTAGATAAACTCAACAAAAATAAAAAGTACGCTGTTGGCGAGACTATCACAGTGCTAAATACTCGTGACAAGCTGAACCAACGTATCAATCGCGTGGTTGCCAACAAAGCCGACAAAACATTGTATGCCTATAATGGTGACAAATTGGTTGCTACTTATCCGACGACCGTCGGTAGCGATGCCACACCGTCTCCAAAAGGCACGTTCAAAATTATCAATAAAGTGAAAATGCCTTGGTATAAATCAACCGTTGGTGAAGGCGCTCAAAAGAAAGTTCACATGATAGCACCAGGACCAAACAACCCAGTCGGTGTCGTTTGGATGGGATTATCTAAGCCTTCTTACGGTTTACATGGCTCACCAGTACCTGAAGGTATCAGTCGACAAGGCTCAGCAGGTTGTGTTCGTTTGACCAACTGGGATGTGTTAGAAGTTTATGCCAATATCGAAAATGGCGCGGTTGTCGAACTTCAATAA
- a CDS encoding TIGR00341 family protein, whose amino-acid sequence MSSSEKNTAPNSVDQNDSPATNDASHNQDATIDPVVDDAAVDNDESEDNQHKQPTDTDDEIDSEVDTECAQPPDAEITMQTISDDVVVATLESTEPESQSNTEASEIAESESIEAKEKSDFFQSDTAETTEKSAQDDSDAEVTVEAEDDYADDPADDTNIAAQSSDNKTANQQQIKNAPSRNNDHQNNDSEDKSQNKDTDVEDSDAQKSQDESDEDEVQEEKEAKLESYKQFVAEQFSNQKVDYPEVRVRIEANALPSKMYFIMNILSAIIASYGLVTNSAAVVIGAMLVAMMLGPITGIALAIIDHRMPLLRKSLFTVIIGVSLVVLVGFIVGWLHKDQPLTAEILSRTQPTSMDLMIALAGGTAGAYAMVSPHLSVAVVGVAVATALVPPLAASGILLANGEMQLGLGALLLAATNILAIQFTNALVLWVLGFRRLVDDDYKSNTYLTFLQRNAVTLLLLGGLGAYLTINLQTNAKQQVFESSVKEAINNYFIDQGNVLTNTQFDTLDDNQVVRAIVRGETLPSSYDVRQIETLITNDMAENFPEYLPIKLQLRYLPVQVIESNPTTQDKLDETDAAILTN is encoded by the coding sequence ATGTCCTCATCTGAAAAAAACACTGCGCCTAACTCAGTGGATCAAAACGATTCACCAGCCACTAATGATGCCTCTCACAATCAAGACGCGACAATTGACCCAGTAGTTGATGATGCCGCTGTAGACAATGATGAAAGCGAAGACAATCAACACAAGCAACCGACTGATACAGATGACGAAATAGACTCCGAAGTAGACACTGAATGCGCGCAGCCACCTGACGCTGAGATAACCATGCAAACCATCAGTGACGATGTGGTCGTGGCAACATTGGAGTCGACAGAACCTGAGTCACAGTCAAATACTGAAGCGTCTGAGATTGCAGAGTCAGAATCTATAGAAGCGAAAGAAAAGTCCGATTTCTTTCAGTCGGATACGGCAGAAACAACAGAAAAAAGTGCTCAAGACGATAGTGATGCTGAAGTAACGGTAGAAGCAGAAGACGACTATGCTGATGACCCTGCTGATGACACAAACATCGCAGCACAGTCATCAGATAACAAAACAGCCAATCAACAACAGATAAAAAATGCACCTAGTCGCAATAATGACCATCAAAATAATGACTCAGAAGATAAAAGCCAAAATAAAGACACCGATGTAGAAGATAGCGACGCTCAAAAGTCTCAAGATGAAAGTGACGAGGATGAGGTCCAAGAGGAAAAAGAAGCCAAACTCGAGTCTTACAAGCAATTTGTCGCCGAGCAATTCAGCAATCAAAAGGTAGATTACCCAGAGGTGCGGGTTAGGATTGAGGCGAACGCGCTACCTAGCAAGATGTACTTCATCATGAATATTTTGTCTGCCATCATTGCCAGTTATGGGCTAGTGACCAATTCAGCAGCCGTGGTTATCGGAGCGATGTTAGTTGCGATGATGCTAGGCCCTATCACGGGTATAGCGCTAGCAATTATCGATCACCGTATGCCATTGCTACGTAAGTCGCTCTTTACCGTCATTATCGGTGTCTCATTGGTGGTATTGGTCGGCTTTATCGTTGGTTGGCTACATAAAGACCAACCGCTAACGGCAGAAATCCTATCACGTACCCAGCCCACCTCTATGGATTTAATGATTGCCTTAGCAGGTGGTACGGCTGGTGCTTATGCGATGGTATCTCCGCATCTCTCGGTTGCTGTTGTCGGCGTTGCAGTTGCCACAGCCTTGGTACCACCACTAGCTGCTAGCGGTATTTTGCTCGCTAATGGCGAGATGCAGCTTGGGCTTGGTGCGCTGTTATTGGCAGCGACCAACATTCTTGCTATCCAGTTTACCAATGCGCTTGTATTATGGGTATTAGGCTTCCGTCGTTTGGTCGATGACGATTATAAATCCAATACCTATTTGACTTTTTTGCAGCGGAACGCCGTGACTTTATTACTACTTGGCGGCTTAGGTGCCTATTTGACCATCAATCTACAGACCAATGCCAAGCAGCAAGTATTTGAGAGTAGTGTCAAGGAAGCGATCAACAACTATTTTATCGATCAAGGTAATGTATTGACCAATACCCAGTTCGACACGCTTGATGACAATCAAGTGGTGCGGGCAATCGTACGTGGAGAGACTTTACCGAGCTCATATGACGTACGCCAGATTGAAACGCTCATTACCAATGATATGGCAGAGAATTTCCCAGAGTACTTGCCAATCAAGCTCCAACTACGTTATTTGCCTGTGCAAGTAATCGAGTCTAATCCAACGACGCAAGACAAATTAGATGAAACGGATGCGGCAATTTTGACCAATTAG